The Candidatus Omnitrophota bacterium genomic interval CGGAATTGCGCTACGTATTCCTTTGCGCATTCCTGCAACGCAATCCCTCTGAGATGGCCTTCATATTCGGCAAGGATCTTCTTGATAGTCTCTCTATCGATCGTCAGACGACAAACAGGTCTGACTTTCACCTCGACAATGATGTGCGGGCCGTAGAGATCTTCGGCGGACGGCGCGGGGGCAAAAAACATCGCATGAAGCAGGAACATACTTAATAAGATTAAAAATCTCTTTATTTTCCCGGTGTACATGGTTTAGGCTTTCCGGGGAGAATCCCTGCTGAAGTACCTCAATTAATCAGACGCATAACGAGTTATACTCTAACTATTTTCTGCGCTGCCTGTCCCCTTTTCCTGCCTTTTCTTTGCGTGCGGGCTATTCTATGAATAACCGCGGTATTATCTCATTAGCGGATTTGTATTAGTATTATAGAATATATACCAGCAGGTCGGCGCAACGCTCTCAACCGGAAGAAGTATCCAGTCTGTGCCTGTGGTCCCCTCATTTGTGGCACACAGAAAAGAGCCGTTCTTCCTTTGCGTCTTATCTACATTGCCATAATAGATGCCTGCTCTATAATCATCATAATTCTTCTTAAATGCCATCGCCTGCTGCAGTGTGCCTTCCATCCATACCGTATCCAAATCATTGTTAAAATCGAAGCCTGTTACGGAGGTCTTACCTATTTTTTTTGTGCACTTGGTATGATATTCAGCCCAGTATATCGCGCTTGCATAGGATGTCCCCAATGAAAGAACGCCAAGCGACTGTGTATCTGTTACTTCAATTGGATCATTCTTCCCTCTCAAAAATCTTTCCCCATTCCAGCACTCCGCTATCAGGAAGTCCCTTACCAGATTTGCGCTCTGAATATATAACTCGTTGCCGCTTGATATTCCATAATTGTAGAGGCCGGCATATCCGCTCATATTATTCTCCGCGCTCTTCCAAGGAACGTACATGTCTATAAATAAACCTCCATCAGTATCCTGTAGTCCTACGAGGAAGTCGGCCAAACTTTGAGCTACAGCCGAAAACTGCGTGTCGCCTGTTTTGTAAACGTAGAGATTTATCGCATTCAATAGCCATGCGTTAGGTCCTGCAGCAACGTTGCCTGAACCTATTCCTGTCACGTAATCATACACGTCATAATACCCGCCGTCCAAAGTTACAGAGAGATTATTCTTATAGGTAGACAGGATAGTCCTCGCTTTCGGATAATCACCTTTTGCTGCGAATGCCATGACCGCTAATGCATTGTCATAGGTATAACTTGTGGTGGCGCTGTCACTGTAAGAATCGATAAGGCCAATCCCTTTGATTTGGCCGGATAGATATTGATATGCGCCTTCGATTCCTTTTGTAGAACTGGCAGGGCGTGCGGCAAGTGCATACATCGAAACTGTACTTAACGCTATTAACAAAACAATCATACATAATTTTCTCATACTGGCCATCTCCTTTTTTAAAGTCGGATTTTCCTCTTAATACATAAAGGTACTTATCACCTAATAAGACGTTTAGTTATCAAAAACCTAACAAAATTAAAGCATCATCCATCATATATTTATCAAATATTAAAAATTAAATATTTGGAATATTTGGTGAGGGTGACATCCTATTCGGGGACACCCTGTTACTTTTTCGCAGGACGTCCCTTTGTGGACGGCACCTTGTTTTCACCAGGGTATTTTTACCGGAGATTGAAGAAATAAAAGCACGGTTCTTAGAAACTCTTCCGGGTATTGATACATCAATCCATGCCCGGCCCCTTTGATCTGCACCAACTGCGTTAAAGGAATGCGATCGGCCAAAATCAATGAATTCTGCGGCGGGGTAAGCACGTCTTCGGTGCCAGTTATAAGCAGCACCGGCAAAGTTAAATTATTAAGCCGGCTATAACAACCCTCCCAGGTAGTCATAGCCTTGGTCTGGCGGTCAATAATCTTGGGGCGGCTTGTTTCAGTTATTTTAGGAGTATATTTACTTGTGTCAGGATTATCTTTCAGCCATTTCCCCGGGAATATAAGACCGATCATCCTCTTGCCTCTTTCTTCAGGCGTGCCGGAGGTATCCGTCAACTGCCTCATTGTTTTCTCATCCGGCTGCACGAATTCTTTTCCTCCGCAATCCCCCGCGTAAAGGATCAGCTTATTGACCATCTCAGGATAGCGCAGCGTGAATTCAAGGGCGATATTAGTGCCCATAGAAAAACCTAAGACATCGGCCTTTTTTATATTCAGGGCCTTAAGCAATTCGGCGGTATCTTCGGCAAATAAACCTATATTAAATTCTTTATCGGAAGCGGTTGAGCTGCCCATTCCGCGATTATCGAAAATGATTACCCGATAACGCCTGGCAAGCTTAGTAAGGACTCTGGAATCCCACATATCCATCGTAGAGCCATAGCCCATGATTAAGACCAAAGGATATCCCTTGCCTATTGTTTTATAGCCAATGGCGATATCGTCAACTTTTACAGTCTGCAATTTTACCTTTCCCATATCAACTACCTCGGAAGCACAACCTGCTAATATTAAAGATATTAACATAATTACTGCCAATCCCTTCATATTAAAATCCTCATTTTATTATCCTGCTTTGCTATTAGGAGCAGTTTCCTGATGGGGTTGGAAAGCGTTTCTATTTAGGATTTCTATTTAGACTTGTCCCTAACCGCTCCGTCTCCGATTTTTCCTTTTTATATCAGCCCTTAAGCTTTTTGACAAGGGCGGCAACACGCCTGCCCAGTTTAATCGCGTTCTGGGATGTTTTGGCATCGGGTGACCCTGTGCAGGACGTTCCGTAATGGCCGGTAGCGTCAAGAGGGTCGCCGACAATGATCATGCCGTAGATGAGCATCGCCTGTATTATGGAGATAATAGTCGTCTCCTTGCCGCCGGAACTGTCGCCTGAGGTTGCGAATGCAGCGCCGATCTTGTCGCCCATCTTCTGGCGAATGCCGACAAATTTGTCAAAAACCCCTTTAAGTTCCGCCGCCATCGTACCGAAATATACGGGAGAACCGGCGATAA includes:
- a CDS encoding NAD(P)H-dependent oxidoreductase gives rise to the protein MQVLIMYYSQSGNTEKLASEIAKGVREVKDVACLMKPAADVTKEDFLNSDGIIAGSPVYFGTMAAELKGVFDKFVGIRQKMGDKIGAAFATSGDSSGGKETTIISIIQAMLIYGMIIVGDPLDATGHYGTSCTGSPDAKTSQNAIKLGRRVAALVKKLKG
- a CDS encoding alpha/beta hydrolase — encoded protein: MGKVKLQTVKVDDIAIGYKTIGKGYPLVLIMGYGSTMDMWDSRVLTKLARRYRVIIFDNRGMGSSTASDKEFNIGLFAEDTAELLKALNIKKADVLGFSMGTNIALEFTLRYPEMVNKLILYAGDCGGKEFVQPDEKTMRQLTDTSGTPEERGKRMIGLIFPGKWLKDNPDTSKYTPKITETSRPKIIDRQTKAMTTWEGCYSRLNNLTLPVLLITGTEDVLTPPQNSLILADRIPLTQLVQIKGAGHGLMYQYPEEFLRTVLLFLQSPVKIPW